The following proteins come from a genomic window of Daphnia carinata strain CSIRO-1 chromosome 8, CSIRO_AGI_Dcar_HiC_V3, whole genome shotgun sequence:
- the LOC130704158 gene encoding 5-hydroxytryptamine receptor 1D-like, whose amino-acid sequence MMSTLPSAFNSITGEGERAIAKPLDAHAAMHAKQHGRCLRCLHESTKPIGALVAARNRSMNETNSTAVRVLASYHDVPIMALTVTFAQIVFRLTVVSVGLLLNGVVFLVVSCSRQLRYPRHIFWAAVALVDCLFLAQCVLELAVIVNHDRLACAFNVLLAFTDYSILLLFLCLAALDRYVAIVRYERYKRSVTNRATVTLLSCASGVTFVVITSPFWTGHRSVHTCTINLAQMYWVFTWNSLLATFCVFLHVVIFVKSKTIIRAYFPNHRQPPIRLKFVNSSARLPGQHSGKV is encoded by the coding sequence ATGATGTCGACGTTACCATCAGCGTTTAATTCAATAACCGGAGAAGGTGAACGTGCCATAGCGAAACCTTTAGACGCGCATGCGGCGATGCACGCGAAGCAACACGGTCGATGTTTGCGCTGCTTGCATGAAAGTACTAAACCCATTGGTGCCTTAGTTGCCGCACGAAATCGCAGTATGAATGAAACGAATTCGACTGCCGTTCGTGTGTTGGCGAGTTACCACGACGTGCCCATCATGGCCCTAACTGTGACCTTTGCTCAAATCGTTTTCCGTCTCACCGTCGTCTCTGTTGGCCTCTTGTTAAACGGCGTCGTCTTCTTGGTGGTGAGCTGTTCGCGGCAGTTGCGCTACCCGCGTCACATCTTCTGGGCGGCCGTCGCGCTCGTCGATTGCCTTTTCTTAGCTCAATGCGTTCTGGAACTGGCCGTCATTGTCAATCACGATCGCCTGGCGTGCGCGTTCAATGTTCTATTGGCCTTCACAGACTACTCGATCCTGTTGCTCTTCCTGTGTCTAGCGGCCCTCGATCGCTACGTGGCCATTGTGCGTTACGAAAGGTACAAACGAAGCGTCACGAATCGAGCTACTGTCACCTTACTTTCCTGTGCCTCTGGCGTGACGTTCGTCGTCATTACGAGCCCGTTTTGGACGGGCCACAGATCCGTCCACACCTGTACGATCAATTTGGCGCAGATGTACTGGGTTTTCACCTGGAATTCGTTACTGGCCACCTTTTGCGTCTTTCTTCACGTCGTTATCTTCGTCAAATCGAAGACAATCATTCGTGCATACTTTCCCAATCATCGGCAACCCCCCATTAGGCTCAAATTCGTCAACTCTTCGGCCCGGTTGCCTGGCCAACATTCTGGTAAAGTTTAA
- the LOC130704222 gene encoding neuropeptide CCHamide-1 receptor-like, producing the protein MAGIKNGVISTISSQQLELENKVNVSSNGYVDYSERPETYIVPLLFGVVFLAGVIGNGCLIIIFCRHKSMRNLPNFYIFNLAVGDLLVLLCSVPFTATIYTFDSWPYGEFACKASEFAKDTSVGVSVFTLTALSLDRYTAVVKPVESFVTNPKSKLFIIICIALIWLASVGLALPAVLFSHLLILDGEEIPETERIRDSNGTLMGPMYHEIFICYPFPLEFGPSYAKIVVVSRFLIHYCLPLLVIGIFYTIMARHLMQSVQDIPGQATLEPVSPGRCRQASETSNNSNRNRESRIKVAKMVQCFVVLFAICFLPMHIFFLWFHFDPNSRKNFNHFWNVFRIFGFVLAYTNSCINPIALYCVSTNFRKHFNRLLCCCNDDDVFSSGRRSRSLRTQYRRDGERSDVELRDTRPYEPTLSCQQPSCQSSDETC; encoded by the exons ATGGCCGGAATAAAGAATGGTGTGATATCCACGATCTCTAGTCAACAGTTGGAGCTGGAAAATAAAGTGAATGTGTCGTCCAACGGCTACGTCGATTACAGCGAACGGCCGGAGACGTACATTGTGCCACTTCTCTTTGGCGTCGTCTTCCTGGCTGGCGTCATTGGCAATGGATGTCTCATCATTATCTTTTGCCGTCACAAATCGATGCGCAATCTTCCAAATTTTTACATCTTCAATTTGGCAGTCGGCGACCTTCTCGTCCTTCTCTGCTCCGTTCCTTTCACGGCGACCATTTACACGTTTGATTCGTGGCCCTATGGTGAGTTCGCCTGCAAAGCCTCAGAGTTTGCCAAG GATACGTCTGTGGGTGTTTCGGTCTTCACGCTAACTGCGCTCAGCTTGGACCGGTATACTGCTGTTGTGAAACCGGTCGAATCGTTTGTCACCAACCCCAAATCAAAgctttttattatcatttgtATTGCATTAATTTGGCTGGCTTCCGTCGGGTTGGCCTTACCAGCTGTACTCTTTTCGCACCTGTTGATCTTGGATGGGGAAGAGATACCTGAGACAGAACGTATTCGGGATAGCAACGGGACATTAATGGGCCCAATGTATCATGAGATTTTTATCTGCTATCCATTTCCACTAGAATTTGGTCCTTCTTACGCGAAGATAGTCGTCGTTAGTCGTTTTCTAATTCATTACTGTTTGCCTCTTCTCGTCATTGGTATATTTTATACGATTATGGCTCGTCATCTCATGCAAAG TGTTCAGGATATTCCAGGCCAGGCTACGCTGGAACCCGTCTCGCCTGGACGTTGTCGACAAGCGTCGGAGACATCTAATAAT TCGAACAGGAACCGAGAATCTCGTATCAAAGTCGCCAAGATGGTGCAA TGCTTCGTCGTTCTGTTTGCCATTTGCTTCTTACCAATGcacatcttcttcttgtggTTTCATTTCGATCCGAACTCCCGAAAGAATTTCAACCATTTTTGGAACGTTTTCAGGATTTTCGGTTTTGTTTTGGCCTACACCAATTCTTGCATCAATCCCATTGCTTTGTACTGTGTCAGTACTAATTTCCGCAAACATTTCAACCGTTTGCTTTGCTGCTGCAATGATGACGATGTCTTCAGCTCCGGTAGAAGAAGTCGGAGCCTTCGAACCCAATACCGCCGAGATGGTGAACGTTCAGACGTTGAGCTTCGTGACACACGTCCGTACGAGCCCACATTATCCTGTCAGCAACCATCTTGCCAATCTAGCGACGAAACGTGTTAA
- the LOC130704312 gene encoding uncharacterized protein LOC130704312, with the protein MKLQAQLLEQHKILDNTKAKDAQILSLQAQLGEKNKLERNSFETVKEVFQNSSLTEHEDELALGEHSQLFSPPPDSVLKLNSLSAALKELLVISPCSDGSEQLWDRIWAEKWVW; encoded by the exons atgaagctgcaggcccaattattggaacaacacaaaatattagataacaccaaagctaaggatg ctcaaattttgagtctacaagctcagctaggggaaaagaacaaattggaacggaacagtttcgaaacagtgaaggaggtttttcaaaactcttccctaactgaacatgaggatgagttggcattaggcgaacacagtcag ttattcagtccaccacctgacagtgtgttaaagttaaattctcttagtgctgcactaaaagaattgttagtaataagtccatgcagcgacggaagtgaacaattgtgggaccgtatttgggctgaaaaatgggtgtggtaa